The genomic DNA CCGACAACACACTATTTTTTCCAAATCCACGTGTCGAGCCATGGTCGGGTTGTTCAGAGAGGTGGTCTCGGAAAGCTTGACTCTGCCCTCCATGCCTCTTTCGGCATAGGCGAACTCTTCACCAAGAATTCCACAGCCGTTGCGCTTGCGCTCCTCTGGAAAAAGTGTCGTCATGCTCTTATGTGCAACGCTGCGTCGCCAGATGTAGTCGGCGATCGCAGTCGGCTGTCCAAATCGGCGGTTCGGGGTGGTTAAGCCCAACTGGAAACATATCGAGTCTCCGGCAATTTTTCTTACTTCATGAAAAAACAGGAGAAGTTACTTCGTCTCCGCAGGCCGCTCTTCCTTAAGTTCACGTTTTTCACGTCAACATTTCTTGACAGCATTTGCGCGCTGGTGCTTAGTTAATAAAATCAATAATTAAAATGTGTTGTAGTGGGACTGCTGCGCTTTCAAGTGCGAAAAATTATGATTGGATCAAAGCAATGCAGATCAAGAGAGCCTTATATGCACTGATACTCCTCACGGCAGGGCTTTTTCTGTTTTGGTGGGTCCAGGGAGCGCTCGGCCCTGACGAACCACGGGGGGCGCTAGCAAGTCCATCCACCAGCATGCTATCCAATGATGCAATGGATCACATCAGCCCTCAAGCCAGAGCATTCATTGCCGCCAACCGCCCTCTGACTCTGGATGGACCGCTGACTCCAGAACGAGCACGGCAAATGCGAAAACAGCAGGCCGTAGCAGAAGAAGAATCCTTGAACGCCCTCCAGAACTCTCTGGGGTTTTTCACGCAGGAACGAGTCATTCACGGGGTGAGGGTGCTCGTCATCACACCCAGGGGATATGCCAAATCCAATGACGGAAAAATGGCCATGTATATTCACGGAGGCGGCTATGCTCTGAAGTCGGCGCTTGATGCCTCTGCCGTCCTCATGAGCAGTGCCTTGGGACTCCGTGTCTTTTCCATTGAATACCGATTGGCGCCGGAACACCCCTTCCCGGAAGCCTTGCGCCAATGTCTGGCCGTCTATGAAGAGCTGGTGCAGGAGTTCGACCCGCAAGACACGGTCATGTTGGGCGGCTCCGCAGGAGGCGGCCTCGTTCTCGCCACGCTACTCAGCGCGCGTGACAACGGGTTGCCCCTTCCCAAAGCCGTAGGATTGTTTTCTCCCTGGTCCGACCTCACGCGGACCGGCGACAGTTATTACGCCAACGAAGGGCGCGACCCGATCCTGAAGTGGGAAGGGAATATTGAGTATTTCGCGGCAAGTTATGCTGGCGGGAATGACCCCAGGCAGCCCCTCTTGTCGCCCGTATATGGCGACTACACAGGCTTTCCTTCGACAATGATCATCTCTGGAACCCGCGACCTTTTCCTGAGCAACAGCGTGCGTCTCAGTCGAGTGATGCAACGGGCCGGGGTTGTAGTTGAGCTTCAGATTTGGGACGAAATGTTCCACGGCTTCGACCTGATGCCTGACCTGCCGGAAGGCAAAGAGGCCCGGCAAACGATGTCTACGTTCCTGCTTGATGCCCTTGCACAATAACAATCAGCCGTCATTGACAACGTAAATGCCATAACTGTCAATAACCAAGCAGTCCAAGAGAGGAACAACTCTTTTTTTCTTCATTTTTCATAGTCAAAGAAAACTACTTTGCCTCGCCTCCAAGTATGGAGCATTTTTCAACTGCCCAGTCGCGCGTTCACCGTGTTCAGCGCTGCTTCCACGGCCACGTGTTAAATGGATGGACTTTATTGTGTTTGAATGTCACCTAATCATACAATAGAGAAACAACAACTGATTATCCCAGAGACAATTCATGATGCTGCCTGCAATGAACTCGCGCCTGCGCTCAATGTACTTTCTCCTGTTCTTCATGAGCATGGCACTTACACTTGCCGGGTGCTCTTCTGAAAATCAGACCCCGAAGGTTGTGGATGGTGTCATTGATTTGTCTTCGTGGGATTTCAATGCCAGCGGACCGGTGCGGCTTTTCGGTGACTGGGAATTTGGGTGGACAGACGCTGACCCAGTGAGTTTTGCGAACAACACCGGAAAAAAAGATTATTTCTCCGTTCCGCACCTGTGGCATGGGCGAACCGCCGCGGGGGTGGAATTGTCTCCCACGGGGAGTGCGGTTTACCGTCTGCAGATTCGCATGCCGAACAACCATCCTGAACAGATGGCTGTGTTGGTGGCTGGG from Pseudodesulfovibrio aespoeensis Aspo-2 includes the following:
- a CDS encoding alpha/beta hydrolase; this encodes MDHISPQARAFIAANRPLTLDGPLTPERARQMRKQQAVAEEESLNALQNSLGFFTQERVIHGVRVLVITPRGYAKSNDGKMAMYIHGGGYALKSALDASAVLMSSALGLRVFSIEYRLAPEHPFPEALRQCLAVYEELVQEFDPQDTVMLGGSAGGGLVLATLLSARDNGLPLPKAVGLFSPWSDLTRTGDSYYANEGRDPILKWEGNIEYFAASYAGGNDPRQPLLSPVYGDYTGFPSTMIISGTRDLFLSNSVRLSRVMQRAGVVVELQIWDEMFHGFDLMPDLPEGKEARQTMSTFLLDALAQ